The window AACTACATCTTTGCTGGCGGCCCGGCACCGAATCCGCTGCTTGCCGGTGACGCCGACTGCACCGGTGCCGTCTCCATTTCCGATGCCGTGTACCTGATCAACTACATCTTTGCCGGTGGCCCGGCACCGTGTGAAGCATGTTCATGAGCTACGTAGGCATATGGGAGACCTTGGGTGCTTGACACCTGTGAATTACCGTGTTATCGAACATTGAGTACGTTCTCCAATCGAAAGGAATCCGCGATGAGACGTCTTGCTTGGCTCGCCATCCTCTTGTGGCTAGCAGCATTCTGCAGCAATGCGATCGCCGGTATTCTCTGGTTCCGCGATCTGTCGGCGCCGTCGTTTGGATCGGCTGCGGTCGGAGATATTGACTCCGACAGTCTGCTCGAAATTGTCTTCGGCACCTATTTCAACGACGAACGAATCCACGCGCTCAACGCCGAAGACGGCAGCTCCCACTGGTTTTACGACACCGGAGGCTGCAACGACGCCTCGCCAGCTATTGCCGATGTCGACGAGGATGGTCTGCTTGACGTCATTGTACCGGCTTCATCTCCCTGTCGAATCTACTGTTTCGATGGCGCAACGGGGAGCGTGAAGTGGTCATTTCCGACCGGGAGCAGTTCGATTGATTCGCCACCGGCGGTGGCTGATGTCGACAATGACGGACGCCCCGAAGTCATCTTCGGGACTTTCTATGGAAATGTCTACTGCCTCAATGGTGAGGATGGCGGCCAGCGTTGGCTAAAGAACTTGGGCACGAACAGTTACATTCAATCGGAGCCGGCGATTCTTGATCTCGACGGTGACAGCCTGCTTGACGTCGTTGTCGCGCAGTGGGCGGGGGACAACCGCGTGTATGCTCTGAAAGGGAGCGACGGATCGGAGTTGTGGCATTCGGATCTGCCGAACGACTACATGTACCACGGCGCGTCATTCGCCGACTTGGATGGTGACGGCAGGCCGGAGTTGGTGATCGGTTGTTACGACAACAATGTTTATTGCTTGAATGGTGAGAATGGCTCACTCGCGTGGCAATACCCGGCACCCTATTACGTCGGTGCGCCAACCTCATTGGCGGATCTGAATAACGACGGCAATCTTGAAGTAGCTATAGTCTCCTACAACGATTTGATTGTGCTTTCGCATCAAGGGAGTCGCCTGTGGAACTACGTAGCAGGGGGCAACGCATTCCGCGGCGCTGCCATTGCCGACATGGATGGTGACGACACCCTCGACGTGTGTTTCGGCGCCGATGACGGGATTGTTCGGGTGCTAAGCGGATCGACCGGACAGGTAATCTACTCGCAGGACCTTAAGGCGCACTATGGGCGGACATTCGAAATTGACCACGCACCGGTACTCGCGGATTTTAACGGTGACGGCAGGCTGGACCTTTTTGTTGTCGGCGGCTACGGCACGTCATCGAGTCCCAGTCAGAATCACGGACGTGCCTATGCGCTATCCGTGGGAGACGGCGGCGGGGCCGGCTGGGCGATGTTTCGTCACGACCTGCGTCACAGTGGGCGCTTCATACCGCCGCCACTGCCGCCAGCCTACGTTTGCGGCGATGCTGACGGCTCTGGTGCCATCTCGATCTCCGACGCGGTCTACCTGATCAACTACATCTTTGCCGGCGGCCCGGCACCGAATCCGCTGCTTGCCGGTGACGCTGACTGCAATGGCTTAGTGACGATTTCGGACGCGGTCTACTTAATCAATTACATTTTTGCCGGTGGACCGGAGCCGTGTTAGGTTTGTCCGCTGGAGTCTGATCTGTAAGCGAGCTTGCTGGGATCGGCAATTTCGGGAGGCGCTTCCGGTTCTTCATCTTGATCAAGTAAAAGATAGCTGAGCTTCGGAGAGGCTCAGGACTGAAGGGCGGGCAGCTGGCGATGTTGGGAAATGAGGGTCTAAGTTTGAGAAGTCGTTGAAGGCTCAATGGTGACGGACGCGATCCAATGCGACATAGCGAAGTATTTGACCGGTCTTGGTTTGGGCTTCACCAACATCATAGAGGAGGCATGTCTAAGAAACTGCCAGTTACCTAACTCTGGCAGTGATCCTCCGGCTTATGCAGTCAGCGATCGCAAATGTTCTGTTGACTCCGCACGAGATGAATCATACGCCACCGGCGTTCGCCGGTTGCATGGGGCAGAGGTAGGGGCTAGTCCAGCACCGAATGAGCGCCGGAGGAGCAGCCTTGATTCAGATCGACAGGGACAGAATTGTCTACCGGTTCGCTCTAACGATAAAGGATAACTCCGTGACCTGCGCTTCCTGTCTCCCCGCGCCGACGCATACGAATGTCGCAAGTCCGATACGTTAGGCTTCGGCTCAACGTCATACCCAGCCGCGCTCGCGGCAGGCATCGGCTACGCGACCGATGCCGATGCAGAGAGCCGCATCGCGCATACTCAAGCGCCGGCGCACACTCGTTTCATAGACTTCGTGAAAGACTCCAGTCATCTTGAAGTCCAGCTTGCCGAAGACTTCATCCTCAGTCCAGTAGTGGTTGGCGTTACTCTGGACCTGCTCGAAGTAGCTGGAAATGACTCCTCCAGAATTGGCCACAGTGTCCGGAATCACCAACAAGCCGCGGTCGGCCAGAATCTGGTCGGCATCCGGTGCTACGGGACCATTGGCGCCTTCAATGATGACTCGAACCCGGTCGCCGATATCTGTGACATTGGCCGCTGTTATCTGATACTCGAAGGCGGCGGGCAACAGAATATCTACCGATTCCCGTAACCAGGCATTGCCGGGGAGTACTTCATAACCGAGGGCCGCTGCGCGACTTTTATCGATATTGCCAAACTGATCGGATAGAAGAGCGAGTTCTTCATATTTGATGCCGTCCCTTTTTCTGAATGTGTGGGGCTGTTTCTCCTGTTGGTCCAGACACGCGATCGCCAGAACTGTGCCCCCGCACTTTGCGTACTGATTCACAGCGTGGCGCGCGACGTTGCCGAATCCCTGTACGGCCGCCGTTGTATCAGAAAACTTTAGATCCAGTTCCTTGAGTGCCTCGCGCAACATGAAGATCATGCCGAATCCCGTAGCCTCGCGAGCCCCGCATGAACCTCCGAAAGTAACCGGTTTGCCTGTGACGGAACCGGGAAATCGGCCATAGTGAACCGACTCAAATTCGTCGAGCATCCACAGCATATGTTGGGCATTGGTCATGACATCGGGTTCGGGGATATCGAGATGTGGACCGGCCGACCGCGACATCTGCCGGATCCATCCGCGACAGATCTTCTCCTGGACATTGGCGCTGAGAAACCGGGGATCACAGACGACCCCACCCATTGAACCGCCGAGAGGAACATTCACGATCGCCGATTTCCAGGTATTCCACATCGCCAGAGCCCTGATACCATCCAGTGTCTCCTGCGGATGGAAGCGAATTCCGCCTTTGCAGGGACCAAGGGCGTCGTTATGCTGGATTCGGAAACCCTGAAACACCATGCTCTCGCCGTTGTCGATGCGGACCGGAATGGAGAAGGAATACTCGCGCAGGGGGCGTCGAATCAACTGACGAACCGGATCGTCAATTCCAAGCAGCGCGGCAATCCGATCGACTTGCGCTTGGGCGTGCACAAACGCGTTGTAGCTGATGGCGGTCATACGTAAATCCTCCGAGCATTTGATTGCCCCCAGAGTGTTCGACCGAAAGCCCGGTTAACGGGTATCCCGTTTTCAGTTCCTGCAGGTCGCGCCGCAACCGCTTCGAGTCGGACTCTTGCTCACTCATTTCCTGCATCAAGTAACGGCAGCATGGATATTGTCGCTATCGGGCATGGACGGATTGTCGACCCTCCAGTTCCGGAAACCGACACTGCCGTACGGATAGCCCAGGCCACGTTGAATTTCGTTTGAGGAGCTAGTTTTGGGACGTAGGACAAGTGCTCCATTTCCTGAAACGACTACGGTTTTCCCTTAGGAGGCGGTGAAGAATCAGAGCTGCGTCGACTGGTCAGGTTGATTGCATTGCGTTGCGACAAGCGCAACGCAATGCAGAGCTGAAAGAAATGCAGTTGCCGCCTTGGATTGCCCAGCGGGGAGGTACCGAATGCGGGTCGACTTCACGTGTCCGACGAAAACAGTTGACAATGTACCGAAGTAGTAGTGTATTTGATTTGATGATACAGGTGCACTGAACAACAGTTCACCAGCCGATAACAAGCATTTGTGCCGAGGCCGTGGTGGCGAAGGACAGCAAGGGCAAGCGATTGTTGGAGCAGAGTCTGCACGCGCAGTCACACGCTCTGGCTGAGCGAGTGAAGGAACTCGAGGCGATTCACACGGTATCGGACCTGTTTGAGGCCAAGAATCTGGAATTGAGTGAGATCTTCCAGAAGATCGTGAATATTCTACCGGCCGCCTGGCAGTACCCCGAATTTGCCTGCTCCCGTATCAGTCTGAAAAACCGTACCTACCAGAACCCCAGCTTCCGCGAGCCGCGCTGGCGGATTCAGCAACCGATAGTTGTCAACGACGAGCAAATCGGCACGCTGGAAGTGGGATATCTTGAACCGTTGCCTGACGGCACCGAGCCCGAGTTTCTTGTTGAGGAAAAAGACCTCCTGATCACAGTGGCGCACCGCCTATCTGAAGCGTACTCGCTGAAGGAATCGCAACTCCAGCTGTCAACGTACCAGCAGCACTTGCGCTCATTGGCCTCCGAATTGACTCTGGCGGAGGAACGCGAGCGCCGGCAATTGGCGCTACATCTACACGACAGTATCGGTCAAAGTCTGGCGTTGACTAAGCTCAAGTTGGAGACGCTGCGGCACGTGCTTCCCGAGACACACAAGGAACGAGTCGAAGACATCCTGGTGCTTCTTCAACAGATCATCGTCGAAACCCGTTCGATCACTGCCAAGATCAGCCCGCCCATCCTGTACGAGCTGAGTTTCTACCAGGCGATCGTATGGCTGTGCGATCACTTCAAGAAGCAGCACGCGCTGGCGGTCGAAGTTGTCGGTACTGACCAGAACATCCCTCTCGGAGAAGGAGTGCGCGTGATGCTCTTTCGTTCGATACAAGAGCTTCTTACCAATACCTTGAAACATGCCAAAGCAACCGAGGTGCGTGTCTACCTCCAGCACGAGGAGAGTGCCGTCCATGTCTGTATAGCCGACAACGGTGTGGGTTTTGGGTCGGAGCTGCAACAGCAGTATCCCTCGGCTAGCGGCGGGTTTGGGATCTTCAGTATCCGGGAACGGCTGGCGTATTTAGGCGGACGGTTAGTCATCGACTCCAGCCCCGGCAAAGGCGCGCGGGTCCACTTGTGGGTGCCGGTCGGGGAGTGGGACAGAGACTGAAGGCAAGGAGCGGGAGAACATGAAGATACTCTTAGCGGATAACCACAGACTGTTCTGCGAGGGCCTCCGGGTACTGCTGGAAAAACAGCCGCATATGGAGATCGTCGGTGAAGCCAACAACGGTCGCATGGCGGTTCGCCTTTGTCGGGAGCTGTCCCCCGATCTGGTGGTGATTGATGTGGGCATGCCGGAGTTGAACGGGATCGAAGCCACTCGCCAGATCCGTGCTGAAATGCCCGGCATCAGAGTTCTGGCCGTGTCAATGCATGCTGATCGACAGTATGTTGCCGGCATGCTTTCCGCCGGCGCATCCGGGTACGTGCTGAAGGACAGCGCTTTTACCGAACTGAGCGAAGCAATCAGGATTGTGACGCGGGGCGGTCGGTATTTGAGCCCCAGCATTGTCGACATCGTCGTCGAGGACTACGCGCAACGCTTGTCACCGGCGCTCGGTTCGGCCCTGCAGAAGCTGTCCGCGCGCGAGCGCGAGGTTTTGCAGATGATCGCCGAAGGTCATGCCACCGCCGATATTGCTGCGAAGCTTCACGTGAGTAAGAAGACGGTTGAGACTCACCGCAAGAACCTGATGCTCAAGCTTGAGATCAAAAATGTCGCCGGGCTGACCAAGTTTGCAATCCGCGAAGGGTTGATCTCGCTCGACTTACCCGACGACGAGCCGGCTTGATGGACTCCGGCGGCATCTGACCGGTTGCGGCAGCCTTTCGGCTGCTGCAAACCAGTTGCTAACAGCGTGACATCGTCGCGACGCCCGAGTGATCGTTCCGAGGGGCGACGTAGGAACTGTGAAAATCATCCAACTTCTGCACGAGTAGTTGGATCTCCTCGAGCGGCGGCAGAAATGTCATGCGAAAGTGAAAAGTGCCGGGCTTCTGTCCGAAACCGGAGCCGGGAACTACGCAGATTCCCGTTTTTTCAAGCAACGCGAGGCAGTATTCGCTTTCTCGCTTCGACACGTAGGCTGCCAGTTGTTCCGGCGTCAACTGCCCGAGATCGACCCCGCGTTCGGAGGGAAGTTCAAAGCGCACGAAGGCGTACATTGCTCCCTGGGGAATGTCAACCGACATTCCCGGAATGCTGTTGATCCCTTCACCGAGAATTCGAGCCTTGGCTCCCAGGTCGACCAGAATCGCATCGCGTTCCGATATATAAGCCTGGTAGCTCCGCTCGCCAGGCTGAGGTGGCGATACCATGAGATAGGTAGCGATCTGCCCCGGCACGTTGGCGCACAGACCGATGGACTGGAGTTTAATGAACTCGGCGAAAACGTCGTCCGAAACGTTGCGCACTTCGAGATAGCCCCCGCGGTGACCGCATTCTCCCAGGAATCCCTTAGAGACCGAGTGCAGGCTGAAGAGCGGTACA of the Candidatus Zixiibacteriota bacterium genome contains:
- a CDS encoding VCBS repeat-containing protein — encoded protein: MRRLAWLAILLWLAAFCSNAIAGILWFRDLSAPSFGSAAVGDIDSDSLLEIVFGTYFNDERIHALNAEDGSSHWFYDTGGCNDASPAIADVDEDGLLDVIVPASSPCRIYCFDGATGSVKWSFPTGSSSIDSPPAVADVDNDGRPEVIFGTFYGNVYCLNGEDGGQRWLKNLGTNSYIQSEPAILDLDGDSLLDVVVAQWAGDNRVYALKGSDGSELWHSDLPNDYMYHGASFADLDGDGRPELVIGCYDNNVYCLNGENGSLAWQYPAPYYVGAPTSLADLNNDGNLEVAIVSYNDLIVLSHQGSRLWNYVAGGNAFRGAAIADMDGDDTLDVCFGADDGIVRVLSGSTGQVIYSQDLKAHYGRTFEIDHAPVLADFNGDGRLDLFVVGGYGTSSSPSQNHGRAYALSVGDGGGAGWAMFRHDLRHSGRFIPPPLPPAYVCGDADGSGAISISDAVYLINYIFAGGPAPNPLLAGDADCNGLVTISDAVYLINYIFAGGPEPC
- a CDS encoding Glu/Leu/Phe/Val dehydrogenase; the encoded protein is MTAISYNAFVHAQAQVDRIAALLGIDDPVRQLIRRPLREYSFSIPVRIDNGESMVFQGFRIQHNDALGPCKGGIRFHPQETLDGIRALAMWNTWKSAIVNVPLGGSMGGVVCDPRFLSANVQEKICRGWIRQMSRSAGPHLDIPEPDVMTNAQHMLWMLDEFESVHYGRFPGSVTGKPVTFGGSCGAREATGFGMIFMLREALKELDLKFSDTTAAVQGFGNVARHAVNQYAKCGGTVLAIACLDQQEKQPHTFRKRDGIKYEELALLSDQFGNIDKSRAAALGYEVLPGNAWLRESVDILLPAAFEYQITAANVTDIGDRVRVIIEGANGPVAPDADQILADRGLLVIPDTVANSGGVISSYFEQVQSNANHYWTEDEVFGKLDFKMTGVFHEVYETSVRRRLSMRDAALCIGIGRVADACRERGWV
- a CDS encoding sensor histidine kinase, producing MAKDSKGKRLLEQSLHAQSHALAERVKELEAIHTVSDLFEAKNLELSEIFQKIVNILPAAWQYPEFACSRISLKNRTYQNPSFREPRWRIQQPIVVNDEQIGTLEVGYLEPLPDGTEPEFLVEEKDLLITVAHRLSEAYSLKESQLQLSTYQQHLRSLASELTLAEERERRQLALHLHDSIGQSLALTKLKLETLRHVLPETHKERVEDILVLLQQIIVETRSITAKISPPILYELSFYQAIVWLCDHFKKQHALAVEVVGTDQNIPLGEGVRVMLFRSIQELLTNTLKHAKATEVRVYLQHEESAVHVCIADNGVGFGSELQQQYPSASGGFGIFSIRERLAYLGGRLVIDSSPGKGARVHLWVPVGEWDRD
- a CDS encoding response regulator transcription factor, producing MKILLADNHRLFCEGLRVLLEKQPHMEIVGEANNGRMAVRLCRELSPDLVVIDVGMPELNGIEATRQIRAEMPGIRVLAVSMHADRQYVAGMLSAGASGYVLKDSAFTELSEAIRIVTRGGRYLSPSIVDIVVEDYAQRLSPALGSALQKLSAREREVLQMIAEGHATADIAAKLHVSKKTVETHRKNLMLKLEIKNVAGLTKFAIREGLISLDLPDDEPA